One region of Cucurbita pepo subsp. pepo cultivar mu-cu-16 chromosome LG03, ASM280686v2, whole genome shotgun sequence genomic DNA includes:
- the LOC111791022 gene encoding 14-3-3-like protein, whose translation MSREENVYMAKLAEQAERYEEMVEFMEKVAKTVDVEEMTVEERNLLSVAYKNVIGARRASWRIISSIEQKEESRGNEDHVAIIKDYRSKIETELSKICDGILSLLESHLIPSASSAESKVFYLKMKGDYHRYLAEFKTGAERKEAAESTLLAYKSAQDIALAELAPTHPIRLGLALNFSVFYYEILNSPDRACNLAKQAFDEAISELDTLGEESYKDSTLIMQLLRDNLTLWTSDIGDEAGDEIKEASKRESGEGGQ comes from the exons ATGTCGCGGGAGGAAAATGTTTACATGGCCAAGTTGGCCGAACAGGCAGAACGATATGAGGAAATGGTTGAGTTCATGGAGAAAGTTGCAAAGACAGTGGATGTCGAGGAGATGACCGTTGAGGAGAGGAATCTCCTCTCTGTTGCTTACAAGAATGTCATTGGGGCTCGAAGGGCCTCATGGAGGATTATTTCTTCCATTGAGCAGAAGGAAGAGAGTCGAGGAAATGAGGACCATGTCGCAATTATCAAGGATTACCGTAGCAAAATTGAGACTGAACTGAGCAAGATCTGTGATGGGATTTTGAGCCTACTTGAGTCTCATCTCATCCCATCAGCCTCATCTGCTGAGTCCAAGGTGTTTTATCTCAAAATGAAAGGTGATTACCACAGGTACCTTGCTGAGTTTAAGACTGGAGCTGAAAGGAAAGAAGCAGCTGAGAGCACACTGTTAGCCTACAAGTCTGCTCAG GATATTGCTCTTGCTGAATTGGCTCCTACTCATCCAATTAGGCTCGGTCTTGCTCTTAACTTCTCAGTGTTTTATTATGAGATCCTTAATTCGCCAGACCGTGCTTGCAATTTGGCAAAGCAG GCTTTTGACGAAGCAATTTCTGAGCTCGACACATTGGGTGAAGAATCATACAAGGATAGCACCTTGATCATGCAACTCCTCCGAGACAACTTGACCCTTTGGACTTCTGATATTGGG GATGAAGCTGGCGATGAGATTAAGGAAGCATCGAAACGTGAATCAGGGGAGGGCGGACAGTAG